Proteins co-encoded in one Saccharomyces mikatae IFO 1815 strain IFO1815 genome assembly, chromosome: 14 genomic window:
- the ALP1 gene encoding arginine permease ALP1 (similar to Saccharomyces cerevisiae ALP1 (YNL270C) and CAN1 (YEL063C); ancestral locus Anc_1.83), with translation MNESVDMRMSKVSQYEINSISTIKEEELICARYDGQDTEEAVAGKSSINNDSAKETETSPRKGGEVKRKLKQRHIGMIALGGTIGTGLIIGIGPPLAHAGPVGALISYLFMGTVIYSVTQSLGEMATFIPVTSSFSVFAQRFLSPALGATNGYMYWLSWCFTFALELSVLGQIIQYWTDAVPLVAWIVIFWCLLTLMNMFPVKYYGEFEFCIASIKVIALLGFIFFSFCIVCGAGQSGGPIGFRYWRNPGAWGPGIISKNKNEGRFLGWVSSLINAAFTYQGTELVGITAGEAANPRRAVPRAIKKVVVRILVFYILSLFFIGLLVPYNDPKLDSEGTFVSSSPFMISIENSGTKVLPDIFNAVVLITILSAGNSNVYIGSRVLYSLSKNSLAPRFLSNVTKGGVPYFAVLSTSAFGFLAFLETSAGSGKVFNWLLNITGVAGFFAWLLISLSHIRFMQAIKKRGISRDDLPYRARMMPFLAYYASFFIALIVLIQGFTAFAPTFQPIDFIAAYISVFLFIAIWLLFQVWFKCRFVWKLQDVDIDSDRRDIEEQVWIEPECKTRWQHVWDILS, from the coding sequence ATGAATGAAAGTGTGGACATGAGAATGTCCAAAGTGAGTCAGTACGAAATCAATTCTATCTCTACAataaaagaggaagaattGATATGTGCTAGGTATGATGGACAGGATACTGAAGAGGCTGTTGCCGGCAAGAGCAGCATTAATAACGATAGTGCTAAGGAAACGGAGACATCGCCACGAAAGGGCGGGGAGGTTAAGCGGAAGCTAAAGCAACGGCATATAGGAATGATTGCCCTCGGTGGTACTATAGGCACAGGTCTCATAATAGGTATTGGCCCGCCACTGGCACATGCGGGGCCTGTTGGCGCCCTGATATCCTATTTATTTATGGGGACGGTGATTTACTCTGTGACTCAGTCGTTAGGTGAAATGGCTACATTTATCCCAGTAACATCTTCGTTTTCTGTCTTTGCGCAGAGATTTTTGTCGCCTGCACTGGGCGCCACAAACGGCTACATGTACTGGCTGTCGTGGTGTTTTACCTTCGCATTAGAACTATCCGTTCTGGGGCAGATCATTCAGTATTGGACAGATGCCGTACCCTTAGTAGCTTGGATCGTGATTTTCTGGTGCTTGTTAACTCTGATGAACATGTTTCCCGTGAAATATTATGGAGAATTTGAGTTTTGCATAGCATCCATAAAGGTAATAGCGTTGCTTggcttcatctttttttcattctgtATAGTTTGTGGTGCGGGACAATCTGGCGGGCCCATCGGTTTCAGATACTGGAGAAATCCAGGTGCCTGGGGACCAGGCATCATCTCTAAAAACAAGAATGAAGGCCGTTTCCTCGGTTGGGTTTCGTCCTTGATCAATGCTGCATTCACGTATCAAGGCACTGAACTGGTTGGAATCACCGCCGGTGAAGCCGCTAACCCACGAAGAGCCGTCCCCAGGGCAATCAAAAAAGTTGTGGTAAGGATCTTAGTCTTTTATATCCTTTCTCTGTTTTTCATCGGCCTTTTGGTTCCGTATAACGATCCGAAATTGGATAGTGAGGGCACATTTGTCTCTTCGTCCCCCTTTATGATAAGCATTGAGAACTCAGGAACCAAAGTCCTTCCAGATATATTTAATGCGGTCGTACTGATCACTATTCTCTCTGCAGGTAACTCTAACGTGTATATTGGCTCAAGGGTACTGTACAGTCTATCTAAAAACAGTCTGGCACCAAGGTTTTTGTCCAACGTAACCAAGGGCGGTGTACCATACTTCGCTGTACTTTCAACATCTGCATTCGGGTTTTTGGCTTTCTTAGAGACATCTGCAGGCAGCGGTAAGGTTTTTAATTGGTTACTAAACATCACCGGTGTGGCAGGCTTTTTTGCCTGGCTTTTGATTTCACTTTCACATATCCGCTTTATGCAGGCGATAAAGAAGCGTGGTATATCAAGGGACGACTTACCTTACAGAGCTCGCATGATGCCTTTCTTGGCATATTATGCATCCTTTTTCATCGCACTGATCGTTCTGATTCAGGGGTTTACCGCATTCGCACCTACTTTTCAACCCATTGACTTCATTGCCGCATATATATCCGTATTCCTGTTTATAGCTATCTGGTTGCTATTCCAGGTTTGGTTTAAGTGTCGCTTTGTATGGAAGCTGCAGGATGTCGATATAGATTCTGACCGCCGGGACATAGAGGAGCAGGTCTGGATAGAGCCAGAATGTAAAACAAGGTGGCAGCATGTGTGGGATATTCTTTCATAA